One Halobacterium wangiae genomic window, GTTCAGCGCGCCGCCGCGCCCGAGTCGTTCGTCGCTGTGGAAGTGTTGGACGCGGTCGTCCGCGGCCGCCAGGCGGTCCGCGATGGCCGGCGTCTCGTCCTCGCAGCCGTCCTCCGCGACGACCACTTCGTAGCTACCCTCCGGGAGGAACCCGCCGAGGGTGTCGAGTGTCGTCCGCACCGTCGTCTCGATCGTGGCCGCCTCGTTGTAGGCGGGGAGGACGACACTCACCTCGACGGCGGAATCGCTCATTGGTCAAGCAGTCGGCTCGAAGCCTGTAAGTACCTTCTGTCTCAGTTCGGCCGCTGCCGACCGAGGACGGGCGGTAGCGGGCTGTACGTCGAGTGAGCCACCACTACCAGCGACGTAGTTACCAGCTACCGGCGAGTAGGCGTCTCGAACTGCGTAACCGGTTGTTAACCGCACCTACCAACCGGGGTGGTCCCCGGGCCAAACGCCCACCCCTCGAACGACGAAAAACGCAAGACAGAAGCGAGTTTTACCGCCCGTACCAAATCCCTCTTGGGTGGACAGTACGACCCTACGAGTATGAGCGCGACTGCCGCGGCGACGGCGTCACTCACCCCCAAACAGCACCGCATCCTCGACTACCTGCGGGACCACGCCGACGAACGGACCTACTTCAAGTCACGGCTCATCGGCGACGAACTCGAACTCTCCGCGAAGGAGGTCGGCGCGAACATGCCCGCCATCGAGAACGGCGAGTTCGACGTGGACGTCGAACGCTGGGGCTACTCCTCGAGCACCACGTGGAAGGTCGAGGCCTGACCCGGCCGTCCCACCCCACCACCTCGTTCCGTCCCGGTTCCGGGCCCGTCATCCACCCGGAGCCACCCTGGATGCTCGCAGCGTCACGCTCTCGGCGGTCACCCGCCACAGTATCTGTCACTCGCGGTCCACCCGGACCGCGGTCGTTCTTCACCGTCCAGCGCCGCTGCTGTGCGACCGTGTCACGGGAGAACTGCCGACCGCTCAGGGGTCGTAGGAGAGCAGGTCGGCCGCTTCGCCGGCGAACTCCGCGGCGTTCGCGTCGAAGGAGTCGGCGTACCGCACGAGCAGCGTGACCAGGGTCTCGGGCTCCTCGATGGCGTAGCCGTCCGCTCGCGAGAGGAGGCCCGCGTCCTCTAGCTGGGCGGCGTACTTGCTGACTGTCGCTCGCGAGACGTCGAGAGCTGCGGCGATATCGCCGCCAGTCGCGTCGGGGTCCCGGAGCAACTCGACGACCATCCCGCGCGGGGTGTCCCGGCGGAGGTAGCCCAGCGCGCGGCGCTCGAACGGCGAGAACCGGCCCGCGGGGTACAGCCGGCGGTAGTCGCCGTCGCGCTCGCTCTCGACGACGCCGTCGTCGAGCAGGCGCTTGAGGTGGTGCTGGGTCTCCCCGGTGCCGAGTTTGAGGTCGTCCCGGAGCTTCGAGAAGTGCGCACCCGGCGTCGTCGTGAGGTAGCCGGTGATGGCGTCACGGACGTCGCTGTCGTCGCTGGCCTGCGCGTCGTCGCCAGCGAACCGGGTCAGCGGGCTCGCTGCGCCGACGGCGGCGAACCGACGGAGCGTCGAGCGCTTGTCCTCGTCGATGCCCATTCGACTCCGGGTAGGTGGTCCGCAGAGAAAAGGGTTCGGTACGCTTGGACTACCGGGCCAGTACGGGACTGGCGGGAGGAGGGACCCGTCAGGTGCTCGACTCGTCGCTGTCCTCGGCGTCCGTTCCGCCCTCGAGTTCGGCGTCCATCTCGTCGATGACTGCGTCGGCGTCCTTCAGGCCGGCGTCCTCGCCGCGCTGGACGGCCTGGGCCTGCTCCTCTAGTTTCGCGGGGTCGACGTCCGCCTCCTCGCTGATCTGGTTGAGGATCTCGTCGATGTCGTCGAGACCGATGAGCTCCCGGGTCTCCGCGTCGAACTCGAGGCTGCCGAGTTCGGTGCCGTCGCCGGTGACGTCGCTGCCGGCGAGGTGCTTGCCGTAGCGGCCGACGAGGCTGGACAGTTCCTGGGGGATGACGAACGTGTTGGATTCGCCGTCGCCGATGCCCTCCAGGGTCTCCATGCCCTTCTCGATGATGGCGCGCTCGCCCATCGATTCGGCGGACTTCGCGCGGAGCACCGTGGAGATGGCGTCACCCTGCGCCTCGAGGATCTGGGACTGCTTCTCACCCTGTGCGCGGATGATGTTGGACTGCTTGTCACCCTGGGCGTTCTCGATGGCGGACTGGCGTTCACCCTGGGCCTCCAGGATCATGGCGCGGCGGCGGCGCTCGGCGCTGGTCTGTTGCTCCATCGCCTTCTGGACCTCCTGGGAGGGGTTGACCTCACGGACCTCCACGCTCTCGACGCGGATGCCCCACTCGTCCGTGGGTTCGTCGAGTTCCGTGCGGATGCGGGCGTTGATCTCCTGGCGCTTGTTCAGCGTGTCGTCGAGCTCCATGTCGCCGAGCACCGCGCGCAGCGTCGTCTGCGCGAGGTTCGAGACGGCGGTCTTGTAGTTGTCGACCTCCAGGAACGCGCGCTTGGCGTCCCGCACGCGGATGTAAACGACGGCGTCGGCGGTCACCGGCGAGTTGTCGCGGGTGATTGCCTCCTGCCGGGGCACGTCGATGGTCTGCGTGCGCATGTCGAAGGTGTACGTGCGCGAGACGAACGGCGGCACGATGTTGATACCCGGTTCGAGCAGACCGCGGTACTCCCCGAACACCGTTAGCGCCTTCTTCTCGTAGGCGTCGACGATTCGGACCGTCTGGTAGACGACGACCGCGAGGAGCAGCAACAACAGTAGTCCGACGGCGGTTACCACCGCGCCGCCGGTCTGGAGTGGCGTGAACATCGACTAGACCGTTCGGCGAACGGACAATAAGGCTGCCGCCTACGCGGCGTCGCTCTCCTCGCGCTCCCGGTCGAGTTCGCGGTCGATGCCGTCCTCGCCGTCGACGGATTCGACGGTGACGATGTTGCCGCCGCCCGGGTCGACGACGACGATGTTCTCGTCCACCGGGATGACCCCCGAGATGGAGCGCGCGCCGTACGACGAGTCGAACCCGCCCGACTCGAGTTTCACGCGGCCGGACCGCGTGGTCACCTCCTCGACGACGTACCCCCGTTTCCCGCGGAGGTCACTGGAGTCCTGTGTCTGCCCGCGTCCCGTCCCCTCGTACAGTTCGTAGTAGCGGTAGACGTACAGCGCTCCCAGGCCGACGCCGAGCACGATGAACGCCAGGACGAACGGCGTCGCCGCCGCCGGGACGAACAGCCCCACCAGTCCGGCCACTAGCAGCGCCACACCGATGACGATGAAGTGTGCGCCCGGGGCGAACGCCTCGAAGATGCAGAGCCCCACCCCGACGACGAGGAGCACGAACGACAACGACTGTCCGAAGATCGTAACGCCGGTCATACGGGGAGGTTAGGACGGCACTGGGAAAACCGTTACCCGAAGACGAGCAGTCCGATGACGCCGAGCATGAACGCGACGCCCAGCAGGAAGAAGACGACGTTCTCGACGCTGGGCGACCCCGGTTCTATCCTGTCGACCTGGGGCTCCGCGTCCGGGCCTACCTCGTCGAGGTCGTACCGCCACGACCCGTCGTTGTCCGCCATACAGACGCTTGACCGCGGACGCTGAAAAACTCGTGGGTCCCCCGTCGGTCAGCGGTCGGCGGCGTACACCACGCCGCGCTCGCCGTCTACCGTCACCGGAGTGTCCGTGGGAACTGCCGCGACGTCCACGTCGCCGACCATCGGGACGTCGAGTTCCCGCGCGACCATCGCCGGGTAGCCGGTCAGCCCGGACTGCCCGCTCACGATGGCCGCGACCTTCGAGAGGTCGCCCCCGAACTCGTCGTCGAACGCCGAATCCAGCACGAGGACCGCGCCCTCCGGCACGTCGGAGAGGTCGCCGTCGTCGAGGTGCGTCGCGACCCCGGTCGCCCGGCCGTCGACGACCGAACGGCCCGACGCCAGCGTCTCCGCGGCGACGTGGACCTTCAGCGTGTTCGTCGTGTTCGCGCCCTCCAGTTCGGTCATCATCCCCACGAGCACGACGACCGTGTCGCCGCTCGCGACCAGTCCGGAGTCGACGGCCGCCTGCACCGCGTGCTCGACGACGGTGGTTGCGTCGCTGTCGACGACCTCCGCGTACTCCGCGTGGACGCCCCAGTTGAGGCCGAGCTGGCGCCTGACGCGGTTCGAGGGGGTCGCACAGACGACTGGCACCCGCGGCCGGAACTTCGCGGCCTTCCGCGCGGTGTACCCCGACTCGGAGGCGACGACGACGGCGCTCGCGTCGATGTCCCGTGCGAGGTACCGCGCCGACCGTGCGAGCGCGTCGGTCTTGGCCGCGCCGTCGGCGACCGGCACGCGCTGCTCCTGGAGTTCCGCGTACTCGTCGCTGGCCTCGATCTGGCGCACGATGCGGTCCATCGTCTCCACCACGCGCGTCGGGTTGTCGCCGACCGCCGTCTCCGCGGAGAGCATCACGGCGTCGGTGCCGTCGAGCACGGCGTTCGCGACGTCGGAGGCCTCCGCACGGGTCGGCCGCCGCGCGTGCACCATCGAGTCGAGCATCTCCGTCGCTGTGATGACCGGGACGCCCGCCTCGTGACACCGCCGGATGATGCGCTTCTGGATCATCGGCACGTCCTCCATCGGGCACTCCACGCCGAGGTCCCCGCGCGCGACCATCACGCCGCTGGCGGCCTCGACGATGCCGTCGAGGTTCTCCACCGCGCCCCGTCGCTCTATCTTCGCCACGATGGGGATGTCTGCACCGAACGACTCGACGACCCGGCCCACCTCCAGGACGTCCTCGGCGTCCCGGACGAAACTCGCGGCGAGGTAGTCGACGTTCTTCTCGGCGGCGAACTCGATGTCGCGGCGGTCCTTCTCGGTCACCACGTCGAGGCCGAGTTCCGCGCCCGGCACGTTCACCCCCTTCTGGCTGCCGAGGTCGCCGCCCGACTGGACGCGCGCGAAGACGGCCTCTCCCTCGACCCGCTCGACGACCGTCTCGATCCGCCCGTCGTCGAGCAGCACGCGGGTCCCCGGCTCGACCGCCGCGACGCTCGTCGAGAGCCCCACGGTCGCGCCAGTCGTCTCCCCGTTCGGTACGAACTCGACGACGCTCCCCGTTTCGAGGTGGACCGGCGACTCGGTCGCCGCGGTCCGTACCTCCGGCCCCTGCGTGTCCAGCATCACCGCCAGCGGCTTCTCGGTCACGTCGTCGACGCGGCGCGCGGTGTCGACGAGCGCCGCCCGGTCCTCCAGCGTCCCGTGACTTGCGTTCACCCGGGCGACGGTCATCCCGGCGTCTGCGAGCGCCCGCACCGACGCCTCGTCGTCGGTCGCGGGCCCCAGCGTACAGACGATCTTGGCGTTCCTCATTGCCGGGCGTACGCCGCCCCCCGGGAAAAACCCACGTGAGTGGGAGGAATCGACGCTTCCCCCGCCACAGCGGTTTTCACGCCGGCGAGCGAACAACGAGGTATGCAGACGTACGCCGCCATCGCCACCGTCGAAACCGGCGAATTCCAGAACGCGCAGGAGCTCGCGTCCATCTGGGGCGACCTCCGCCAGGACCTCGAGACCCAGGAGTGCGAACTCCGGGACGCCTACATCCTCCTGGGCGAGAGCGACGTCCTCATGATCTTCGACGGGCCTGACCGACAGGCGGTCCTCGAGGCCTCTATCGCGGCCCAGCGCTACGGTATCAACATGAAGACGATGGAGGCCATCGACGTCGAGGACCTCGGGGAAGTCGTCGAGGACGTCTAGGACGCACGGCTTCCAGCACTCGCGGATGCCAGCGCGCGCTACGTAGGTTCAAGTATGAAGCCGGGACCATCCCGGCGCGTGACCTGAGAATCGCCCGGTGCGCTCGGATTCGGTAGCGCGGCGTCGCGCACCGGTGCCGTCCGCCGCCTGTTCGCCCTACCTGACCTTCGTGCCGGGGACGCTGTCGCCGTGGGTCGTGAGGAGGTCGGCGTCCTCGCCCGCGGCGAGCACCATCCCGTTGGACTCCACGCCGAACAGCTCCGCCTTCTCGAGGTTGGCGACCACCACGACCCTCGTGCCGGGGAGAGCGTCGAGGTCGTGGAGCTGTTTGATGCCGGCGACGATCTGGCGGACCTCGTGGCCGATGTCGACCTCGAGGCGTGCGAGGT contains:
- a CDS encoding DUF7123 family protein, coding for MSATAAATASLTPKQHRILDYLRDHADERTYFKSRLIGDELELSAKEVGANMPAIENGEFDVDVERWGYSSSTTWKVEA
- a CDS encoding winged helix-turn-helix transcriptional regulator, which encodes MGIDEDKRSTLRRFAAVGAASPLTRFAGDDAQASDDSDVRDAITGYLTTTPGAHFSKLRDDLKLGTGETQHHLKRLLDDGVVESERDGDYRRLYPAGRFSPFERRALGYLRRDTPRGMVVELLRDPDATGGDIAAALDVSRATVSKYAAQLEDAGLLSRADGYAIEEPETLVTLLVRYADSFDANAAEFAGEAADLLSYDP
- a CDS encoding SPFH domain-containing protein; this encodes MFTPLQTGGAVVTAVGLLLLLLLAVVVYQTVRIVDAYEKKALTVFGEYRGLLEPGINIVPPFVSRTYTFDMRTQTIDVPRQEAITRDNSPVTADAVVYIRVRDAKRAFLEVDNYKTAVSNLAQTTLRAVLGDMELDDTLNKRQEINARIRTELDEPTDEWGIRVESVEVREVNPSQEVQKAMEQQTSAERRRRAMILEAQGERQSAIENAQGDKQSNIIRAQGEKQSQILEAQGDAISTVLRAKSAESMGERAIIEKGMETLEGIGDGESNTFVIPQELSSLVGRYGKHLAGSDVTGDGTELGSLEFDAETRELIGLDDIDEILNQISEEADVDPAKLEEQAQAVQRGEDAGLKDADAVIDEMDAELEGGTDAEDSDESST
- a CDS encoding NfeD family protein; amino-acid sequence: MTGVTIFGQSLSFVLLVVGVGLCIFEAFAPGAHFIVIGVALLVAGLVGLFVPAAATPFVLAFIVLGVGLGALYVYRYYELYEGTGRGQTQDSSDLRGKRGYVVEEVTTRSGRVKLESGGFDSSYGARSISGVIPVDENIVVVDPGGGNIVTVESVDGEDGIDRELDREREESDAA
- a CDS encoding DUF7312 domain-containing protein, whose product is MADNDGSWRYDLDEVGPDAEPQVDRIEPGSPSVENVVFFLLGVAFMLGVIGLLVFG
- the pyk gene encoding pyruvate kinase; this encodes MRNAKIVCTLGPATDDEASVRALADAGMTVARVNASHGTLEDRAALVDTARRVDDVTEKPLAVMLDTQGPEVRTAATESPVHLETGSVVEFVPNGETTGATVGLSTSVAAVEPGTRVLLDDGRIETVVERVEGEAVFARVQSGGDLGSQKGVNVPGAELGLDVVTEKDRRDIEFAAEKNVDYLAASFVRDAEDVLEVGRVVESFGADIPIVAKIERRGAVENLDGIVEAASGVMVARGDLGVECPMEDVPMIQKRIIRRCHEAGVPVITATEMLDSMVHARRPTRAEASDVANAVLDGTDAVMLSAETAVGDNPTRVVETMDRIVRQIEASDEYAELQEQRVPVADGAAKTDALARSARYLARDIDASAVVVASESGYTARKAAKFRPRVPVVCATPSNRVRRQLGLNWGVHAEYAEVVDSDATTVVEHAVQAAVDSGLVASGDTVVVLVGMMTELEGANTTNTLKVHVAAETLASGRSVVDGRATGVATHLDDGDLSDVPEGAVLVLDSAFDDEFGGDLSKVAAIVSGQSGLTGYPAMVARELDVPMVGDVDVAAVPTDTPVTVDGERGVVYAADR
- a CDS encoding GYD domain-containing protein, yielding MQTYAAIATVETGEFQNAQELASIWGDLRQDLETQECELRDAYILLGESDVLMIFDGPDRQAVLEASIAAQRYGINMKTMEAIDVEDLGEVVEDV